The genomic interval GCGCAAAGGCCTGCGCCGGCTCAAAGCGGTCCTTCTTAAGCTCGCCCAGCAAAATGCCATTTCGCAGCACGCGCAGCCCTGCCAGCGCCCCTTGCGGAACCGGGCTATAATACAGCTTTTCCCCCAGCTTCTGAAAATATCCGCCTTCCGGCAGCACGCTCCGCCAATTTCCTGCCGCGCAGGCCAGATTTTCATCACACCACTCCTGCCACCACTGCATATCCTTGCTATTATAAGCGCCGCGTCCATCTAGATCCGGCAGCTGCGATGCGGTTTTGCTTCCTTCCTTCTGCAGCAGGGCTGCAAAATGACCCTGTCCATCTGCCTTATGCGGCCAAAAACGCGCCGTCAGCCGAAGATCCTCGCGGCCTGTGCGGCTCCACTGCGGCCGGCCGTCCTCCATGCCGCCTGTTTTAGCAATGGGCAGCAGCCTTAGCTCGGGATGCGCCTCTAGCAGCTGCTCGATCATCTGCTCATCCTCCAGCGGCGCAAATGTGCAGGTTGAATACAGCAGCATCCCGCCGGGCGCCAGCATCTTTACGGCTTCATGCAGAATTTCCCGCTGCAGCTTGGCATAATATTCATTGCCGTACTGCTCCCAGTTTTTCATGATCGCCGGCTCTTTATGAAACATTCCTTCTCCGGAGCAGGGCGCATCGACTAAAATTTTATTGAACTTGCCTTCAAAGCGTTTGGCTAGCTTGTAGGGTGATTCTGATAGCACAGCGGCTTGTGTGGCTCCCTGCAGCTCTAGATTTTTTAAAAGCGCTTTTGCTCTCGAAGGGCTGATATCATTTGACACCAGCACGCCGCTTGTCCCAAGCTTTGCAGAAAGACAGGTGCTTTTCCCGCCGGGCGCCGCGCACAGGTCTAATACCCAGTCGCCCTGCTCCACCGGTAGTATAGCGGCTGGGGCCATCGCGCTAGGCTCCTGCAGATAATACAGTCCTGCAAAATAATCCGGATGCTTGGAAAAATCCTTGGTTTCTCCCGTCAAATAAAATCCGCTCCCACACCAGGGCACCGGCCGCAGCGGCGCCTGCTGCCCTTCGCACTGCAGACGCATCTGAAACTCCTGCGGACTGAGCTTTGCCGTATTGACTCTGAGCCCTTGCCAGTAGCTTCTTTCAAATGTCTGCACATAGGCAGCATACTCCTCGCTTCCCAGAAGCTCTTTCATTGTATTTTCATATTGATTGGGAAAAGAAACCATAGCTCCTCCTTATGTAAAATGGCCGCTGCAAACTAACGCTTTTCGCAAGCTTGCAGCGGCGCCTCATTTAATATGCAGACGGCAAACTAATAACCCCATCGTTGATTATTTCCTGTAAAGCTTTCATCACGCCAAATTTTCCATGGCTCCATGTGAGACCGCCCTGGAAAAATACTGTATAGGGCGGCTTGATAGGCGCATCGGCAGAAAGCTCAATGGACGCGCCGGAAACAAAGGATCCTGCCG from Lachnospiraceae bacterium carries:
- a CDS encoding SAM-dependent methyltransferase; its protein translation is MVSFPNQYENTMKELLGSEEYAAYVQTFERSYWQGLRVNTAKLSPQEFQMRLQCEGQQAPLRPVPWCGSGFYLTGETKDFSKHPDYFAGLYYLQEPSAMAPAAILPVEQGDWVLDLCAAPGGKSTCLSAKLGTSGVLVSNDISPSRAKALLKNLELQGATQAAVLSESPYKLAKRFEGKFNKILVDAPCSGEGMFHKEPAIMKNWEQYGNEYYAKLQREILHEAVKMLAPGGMLLYSTCTFAPLEDEQMIEQLLEAHPELRLLPIAKTGGMEDGRPQWSRTGREDLRLTARFWPHKADGQGHFAALLQKEGSKTASQLPDLDGRGAYNSKDMQWWQEWCDENLACAAGNWRSVLPEGGYFQKLGEKLYYSPVPQGALAGLRVLRNGILLGELKKDRFEPAQAFALTLKKGSCQRECELSHEEALRYLKGETLTGEYEDGWTLLLTGGFPLGWGKAVKGILKNKYLKGWKLS